One Lutzomyia longipalpis isolate SR_M1_2022 chromosome 4, ASM2433408v1 DNA segment encodes these proteins:
- the LOC129796153 gene encoding homogentisate 1,2-dioxygenase isoform X1: MGEDYKYLTGFGSHFATEDPRCPDTLPVGQNSPQKCPHGLYAEQLSGTAFTVPRLENSRSWLYRIRPSVVHMPFIRYHGAPHFHDNWSEQPPDPNQMRWSPFDIPPGGSVDFVDGLHTVCGAGDARGRHGVAVHMYLCNASMNNRAFYNSDGDFLIVPQQGSLDIVTEFGRIHVEPNEIVVIQQGMRFSVAVSGPTRGYILEVYDNHFRLPDLGPIGANGLANPRDFKTPVAWFEDREVETFRIISKFQGALFVATQKHSPFDVVAWHGNYAPYKYNLADFMVINSVSFDHCDPSIFTVLTCPSHKPGTAIADFVIFPPRWSVQEHTFRPPYYHRNCMSEFMGLIYGSYEAKEGAFRPGGASLHSMMTPHGPDKNCFEGASNAKLEPQRVADGTQSFMFESSLSMAVTKWGAETCQKLDAKYYECWQALEKHFKISN; this comes from the exons ATGGGAGAGGATTACAAG TATCTCACGGGATTTGGTTCCCATTTTGCAACGGAAGACCCACGCTGCCCTGATACCCTGCCCGTTGGACAAAATTCCCCGCAAAAATGCCCACATGGACTGTATGCGGAACAACTCTCAGGCACTGCCTTTACGGTACCTCGGCTGGAAAATTCCCGTTCGTGGTTGTATCGCATTCGCCCTTCGGTGGTGCACATGCCCTTCATCAGGTACCACGGAGCTCCGCATTTCCACGATAACTGGTCCGAACAACCCCCAGATCCAAATCAGATGCGCTGGAGTCCATTTGATATCCCTCCCGGTGGTAGTGTGGACTTTGTCGATGGCCTCCACACTGTCTGTGGTGCTGGAGATGCGCGTGGGCGTCATGGGGTAGCTGTTCACATGTACCTGTGCAACGCTTCAATGAACAATCGAGCCTTCTACAACAGTGATGGGGATTTCCTTATTGTCCCGCAGCAAGGAAGTTTGGATATTGTTACGGAATTTGGACGTATTCACGTTGAACCCAATGAGATTGTCGTCATCCAGCAGGGAATGCGCTTCTCTGTAGCTGTATCCGGTCCAACACGTGGCTACATTCTCGAAGTCTACGACAATCATTTCCGACTTCCGGATTTGGGACCAATTGGTGCCAATGGCTTGGCAAACCCACGTGATTTCAAGACACCCGTTGCATGGTTTGAAGATCGTGAAGTGGAAACCTTTAGGATTATTTCCAAGTTCCAGGGAGCTCTCTTTGTTGCAACGCAGAAACACAGCCCATTCGATGTTGTAGCCTGGCATGGAAACTATGCGCCCTACAAGTACAACCTGGCTGATTTTATGGTTATCAATTCCGTTAGCTTCGATCATTGC GATCCAAGTATTTTTACTGTTCTAACGTGCCCCAGTCATAAACCTGGGACTGCCATTGCGGATTTTGTCATCTTCCCACCACGTTGGTCAGTTCAGGAGCACACATTCAGACCACCCTACTACCATA gaaaCTGCATGAGTGAGTTCATGGGACTCATCTATGGATCGTACGAAGCAAAAGAAGGTGCCTTCCGTCCTGGAGGTGCTTCTCTGCACTCAATGATGACTCCTCATGGTCCAGATAAGAATTGCTTCGAGGGTGCATCGAATGCAAAGCTTGAACCACAGAGAGTTGCCGATGGGACGCAATCTTTCATGTTTGAATCTTCATTAAGTATGGCGGTTACCAAGTGGGGAGCTGAAACGTGCCAGAAACTCGATGCTAAGTACTATGAATGCTGGCAGGCACTTGAGAAGCATTTTAAGATCAGCAATTAA
- the LOC129796239 gene encoding uncharacterized protein LOC129796239 — translation MANLKQDLDEYLLLQSDQKKTFKVDVKLPQIKVPDVGKLFRKSEQEPANSWLRETQDTCCPKLSRMQRIVAFVTCLALGLFCFTLSTFYIPILVLKSRKFALLYTLGSLFFILSFGFLSGFTTMVRQMFTRERIVLSLSYTGCLMATLYFAMWAQSTALTVLFAVLQIICLLCMVISSIPGGVSGMKFFGQMFKTSVSNTLPV, via the coding sequence ATGGCAAATTTGAAGCAAGATTTGGATGAATATCTGCTGCTGCAGAGTGACCAGAAGAAGACATTTAAGGTTGATGTGAAGCTGCCACAAATAAAGGTTCCGGATGTGGGAAAGTTGTTTCGGAAGAGTGAACAGGAGCCAGCAAATAGCTGGCTCCGGGAAACACAGGACACTTGTTGCCCCAAACTCTCCCGGATGCAGCGTATTGTGGCCTTTGTGACGTGCCTGGCACTTGGGCTCTTCTGCTTTACCCTGTCAACATTCTACATTCCCATTCTTGTGCTGAAATCCCGAAAATTTGCCCTTCTGTACACACTGGGGAGTTTATTCTTCATCCTCAGCTTTGGCTTCCTGTCGGGCTTCACGACGATGGTGCGGCAGATGTTCACACGGGAGAGGATTGTGCTGTCGCTCAGCTACACAGGATGCCTAATGGCTACGCTGTATTTTGCCATGTGGGCACAGAGTACTGCTCTCACTGTACTCTTTGCCGTTCTGCAGATTATCTGCCTCCTTTGCATGGTCATCTCATCGATCCCTGGGGGTGTGAGTGGGATGAAATTCTTCGGGCAGATGTTTAAGACTTCCGTAAGCAATACGCTGCCCGTTTAA
- the LOC129796153 gene encoding homogentisate 1,2-dioxygenase isoform X2, which produces MPFIRYHGAPHFHDNWSEQPPDPNQMRWSPFDIPPGGSVDFVDGLHTVCGAGDARGRHGVAVHMYLCNASMNNRAFYNSDGDFLIVPQQGSLDIVTEFGRIHVEPNEIVVIQQGMRFSVAVSGPTRGYILEVYDNHFRLPDLGPIGANGLANPRDFKTPVAWFEDREVETFRIISKFQGALFVATQKHSPFDVVAWHGNYAPYKYNLADFMVINSVSFDHCDPSIFTVLTCPSHKPGTAIADFVIFPPRWSVQEHTFRPPYYHRNCMSEFMGLIYGSYEAKEGAFRPGGASLHSMMTPHGPDKNCFEGASNAKLEPQRVADGTQSFMFESSLSMAVTKWGAETCQKLDAKYYECWQALEKHFKISN; this is translated from the exons ATGCCCTTCATCAGGTACCACGGAGCTCCGCATTTCCACGATAACTGGTCCGAACAACCCCCAGATCCAAATCAGATGCGCTGGAGTCCATTTGATATCCCTCCCGGTGGTAGTGTGGACTTTGTCGATGGCCTCCACACTGTCTGTGGTGCTGGAGATGCGCGTGGGCGTCATGGGGTAGCTGTTCACATGTACCTGTGCAACGCTTCAATGAACAATCGAGCCTTCTACAACAGTGATGGGGATTTCCTTATTGTCCCGCAGCAAGGAAGTTTGGATATTGTTACGGAATTTGGACGTATTCACGTTGAACCCAATGAGATTGTCGTCATCCAGCAGGGAATGCGCTTCTCTGTAGCTGTATCCGGTCCAACACGTGGCTACATTCTCGAAGTCTACGACAATCATTTCCGACTTCCGGATTTGGGACCAATTGGTGCCAATGGCTTGGCAAACCCACGTGATTTCAAGACACCCGTTGCATGGTTTGAAGATCGTGAAGTGGAAACCTTTAGGATTATTTCCAAGTTCCAGGGAGCTCTCTTTGTTGCAACGCAGAAACACAGCCCATTCGATGTTGTAGCCTGGCATGGAAACTATGCGCCCTACAAGTACAACCTGGCTGATTTTATGGTTATCAATTCCGTTAGCTTCGATCATTGC GATCCAAGTATTTTTACTGTTCTAACGTGCCCCAGTCATAAACCTGGGACTGCCATTGCGGATTTTGTCATCTTCCCACCACGTTGGTCAGTTCAGGAGCACACATTCAGACCACCCTACTACCATA gaaaCTGCATGAGTGAGTTCATGGGACTCATCTATGGATCGTACGAAGCAAAAGAAGGTGCCTTCCGTCCTGGAGGTGCTTCTCTGCACTCAATGATGACTCCTCATGGTCCAGATAAGAATTGCTTCGAGGGTGCATCGAATGCAAAGCTTGAACCACAGAGAGTTGCCGATGGGACGCAATCTTTCATGTTTGAATCTTCATTAAGTATGGCGGTTACCAAGTGGGGAGCTGAAACGTGCCAGAAACTCGATGCTAAGTACTATGAATGCTGGCAGGCACTTGAGAAGCATTTTAAGATCAGCAATTAA